In Lolium rigidum isolate FL_2022 chromosome 7, APGP_CSIRO_Lrig_0.1, whole genome shotgun sequence, the DNA window tcttatgtttcatgctacttttatgatgatactcacatgttttatacacattatatgtcattattatgcattttccagcactaacctattgacaagatgccgaagagccagcttgctcgttttctcgctgtttttggtttcggaaatcctagtaagggaatattctcggaattggacgaaatcaacgcccaggggcctatttttccacgaagcttccagaagaccggaggacttacgaagtggggccacgaggtggcaagacactagggcggcgcggcccaagccttggccgcgccggcctgttgtgtggggccctcgtgtggccccctgacatgcccttccgcctacatatagtcttcgtcgcgaaacccccagtaccgagagccacgatacggaaaaccttccagagatgtcgccgccaatcccatctcgggggattcaggagatcgcctccggcaccctgccggagaggggaatcatctcccggaggtctcttcatcgccatgatcgcctccggatcgatgtgtgactagttcacccctggactatgggtccataacagtagctagatggtcgtcttctcctcattgtgctatcatgttagatcttgtgagctgcctatcatgatcaagatcatctatttgtaatccttcatgttgtgtttgttgggatccgatgaatattgaatactatgtcaagttgattatcaatctatcatatatgttatttatgttcttgcatgctctccgttgctagtagaggctcgccaagttgatacttgtgactccaagagggagtatttatgctcgattgtgggttcatacctccattgaatccgggacagtgacgaaagttctaaggttgtggatgtgttgttgccactagggataaaacatcgatgctttgtctaaagatatttgtgttgattacattacgcaccatacttaatgcaattgtccgttgtttacaacttaataccggaaggggttcggatgataactcgaaggtggactttttaggcatagatgcatgccggatagcggtctatgtactttgtcgtaatgccccgattaaatctcatagtactcatcatgatatatgtatttgcattgttatgccttctttatttgtcaattgcccaaccgtaatttgttcacccaacatctcgcttatcttatgggagagacaccactagtgaactgtggaccccggtcctattctttacatctgaaatacaaccgccgcaattgttctttatcgttcttcgcaaacaaccatcatcatccacactatacatctaatcatttgtttacagacaagccggtgagattgacaacctcgccgttacgttggggcaaagttctgtgattgtgttgtgcaggttccacgttggcgccggaatccctggtgttgcgccgcactacactcctccgccatcaaccttcaatgtgcttcttggctcctactggttcgattaaaccttggtttcttactgagggaaacttgctaatgtgcgcatcacaccttcctcttggggttcccaacggacgtgtcaactacacgcatcaaacctgcacaacacaatcaaagtactttgccccaacgtaacagtgaggttgtcaatctcaccggcttgctgtaaataaaggattagatgtatagtgtggatgatgatgtttgtttgcgaagaacaagaaagaacagagtttgcagtagattgtatttcagatgtaaagaatggaccggggtccacagcttcactagtggtgtctctcccataagataaatggatgttgggtgaacaaattacagttgggcaattgacaaataaagaaggcataacaatgcacatacatatatcataatgagtactatgagatttaatcagggcattacaacaaagtacatagaccgctatccagcatgcatctatgcctaaaaagtccaccttcagagttatcatccgaaccccttccagcattaagttgcaaacaacagacaattgcattaagtatggtgcgtaatgtaatcaacacaaatatccttagacaaagcattgatgttttatccctagtggcaacagagacatccacaaccttagaactttctcgtcaccgtcctgcattcaatgtaggcatgaacccactatcgagcataaatactccctcttggagtcacaagtatcaacttggccgcagcctctactagcaacggagagcatgcaagaacataaacaacatatatgatagattgataatcaacttgacatagtattcaatattcatcggatcccaacaaacacaacatgtagcattacaaatagatgatcttgatcatgataggaaactcacaagatctaacatgatagcacaatgaggagaagacaaccatctagctactgctatggacccatagtccaggggtgaactactcacacatcgatccggaggcgatcatggtgatgaagagtcctcagggagatgattcccctttccggcagggtgccggaggcgatctcctgaatcccccgagatgggattggcgacggcggcgtctctggaaggttttccgtatcgtggctctcggtactggggcatTCGCGACGAAgaatttaaataggcggaagggcaggtttaggggcgacacgagagccccacacgccagggccgcgcggccaagacctgggccgcgccgccctgttgtgtcggcgcctcgtcgccccacttcatgatcctttcggtcttctggaagcttcgtggaaaaataagaccctgggcgttgatttcgtccaattccgagaatgtttccttactaggatttctgaaaccaaaaacagcagaaaacaacaactggctcttcggcatctcgtcaataggttagtgccggaaaatgcataataatgacatataatgtgtataaaacatgtgagtatcatcataaaagtagcatggaacataagaaattatagatacgtttgggacgtatcagtgaacCGCTTGTGGATTAAACTTCCGTACACATAGATACCGGTGGAAGCATCGACCTTTCGATCctcaaagtaaggaggagattaagtcCTCGCCATGGGAGGGATACACCTAGCTAGGTGCAGAGTCGACACGTTTGGAGTTGTCACCGAGCTCTTCCGCATTCACCCGGCGAGAACTTGTTATGACTCTCGTCCATGTACCTCTACTTGGGCTGGTCTCATGGTCTAGCAGCGCCGGGCCTGGCCCGTCCCGAAACCTCTAGAAGTGTCACGCTACAAATACACATGAAGATAGAATGTTGAAGTCATCAAGTTGAATCATGAAAAGAAACGACGGCTCTCTTCTCTCCCCTGTGTTTCTATTTTCTCCTATCTTCGGCTCTTCCCGGCTGATCCCCACTCGTTGCTGCTACTTGTATCCCTAAATTGGCTACACAAATACTTGTAGTCTGGTGTTGTTCCGTGAATTATGAAGTAGGCTTGTAATAGTACTTCGTACATCCAATCTATTTACTTGCATCATCATAGATCTAATATAATCTTGGTGCGTAGATcgatttttctgttttctatctACGATCCTTAACATGGACCCCGGGACTCCGGGAGCCAAAACTCCTCACTCTTGTACCATTTTACTGACGTGTAGATGTGCACGCTCCACCATCAAAAGGTAAATTCAAACTATTTTGTTTCTGAAGTGTCAATGCCATATCAAATGCACTCTTTTGTCGGGGTGGTTCCCCCATATCTTCTGGTTGTTTAGCAGAAATTTTATTGATATTCACTATATCAATACCGAAAATTCTCGATTGGATTGATCATTTTATGGTACTCGAAGTTTAAGTGGATTAATAAAGAGTGCAATTCGTATGATTTTATTTTCCATTGACCGGCTAATGGAGTTTTTATTCCTTCGTCTTGGTAATTCATCTAGTTGGGTATATGTATAGTATTAGTATTTATACTAGTCTCTccctcttttttgttttgttttaggtGTTCTCCCCTTTAACAATAAACATCATACTATATCATTTCACAAAAATGAAAACACGAGAAAATAGCAACACAAGCCAAGCATAAGGCCCTGAAAACTAGTAccgcaaagtaaaaaaaaaaaggcagGATAAAACAAACTCTCTTTTTTCCAGCACTCAAATGAAACATGCTGCTCTATCATTAAAAGGAGAAGCAagtctttgattttttttcttcagcGAATGACCTCAACCTCTTCCAAAAATGGAACTAGCAAGTCTCGCACGCCACccattttttgagaaaaacggCCCCGTGTGGACTATGGGCCAAAAACCTTTCCTATACTTCTCCTCTCACTTCTTTTCTTGATGCTAGAGGAGCCGATTTTCACTCAAATTCCTCATACTGTATGCTGCTATTTTCTTAACATGTGCTAAATATCGCAAAATGAAATCACTATTATGAAGGTCCGTGTACAACCAATTTTCAAAGACCGTCCGTGTACAACCAATTTTGCGATTTATTACGGaaggtggtgttttggctcataggtgcttATGTACCTATTATGAAGCACGCATACAAAGTAAGATgtaaaaaatatcaaaaaactccgaaataaaattttgcatgtacaaccAGCCACTCCATGGGCACACACATTTCGAGAATAGGaatattttatgtggcatgtataGAAAGACAAAATAATATTCCGTGGGTTATCATATTGGAGCATTAAAATTTGTATTTATACAGATAAATATAAAAATGTTATTATTTGCCAAAAACTTCTGTCGGAACATAGATGTGTAGATGTACAATCTAAATAAATTACATTTTAGCATATATTTTTACCTGAATGGGATTTTccgttgaaagaaaaaaaaaacgcctTCCTTATTCCGGCTTGTCCGCCGCCCAACTGCTCCACCACTCTTCACTGCGGCAACCGCTACCGCAACCATCTCCGCCGACCGCCGTTATGGCGAGGCCTCCACGCCACACCCTGAGCAGATCCTCCGCCGCGCACTCTTGCCGGCTACCGAAACACGCGCTCCTGAGAGCCGGTGCGGCGTTCTTCCTCGCCACCCTTGTCGCGCTGCCCTTGGCCGTGCTGCACCGTGCCGCCCTCTCGCGGCACTCACTGGAGAACCCCTGGGGCTGGGACGCGCTGCCCTCGGTCGCCGCACAAGAGGAGGAGGGCGCCCAAGGCGAAGATCTGGTCAgtccgcctcctccctcttcgATTACTGTTGCTCATTTGGTTCCCACTGTTAAATCATGAACGAATGACGCATAGTATCGGTAATTACGCTTTGCCATTTTACTCCGGGATTATTAAGTTGCTGTGAGTTATTGGTTGGGTGGATTTTGCTATCCTGTGTAGTGATGCAGTCTAATTGAGAGGTTTCAGGCCATAATGGAATCTGCTGTGGAACTCTTGGAGTTCTTACAGTGCGTGGTTGTATCATGCATGGTTCTGGATATTTTCCTTGGCATGAAGCAATTATGTCCGGTTGGGAGGATCATGGgtgtagttttattttattttattgaagACTATTTTCTTAATGTATCACTGAATGTACCTGTGTGTAGCACTCCCTTGGTTACGTTAACCGGAGCTGTGTGATAGCTGATTAGCTGGTACACTACAGTGTATTTTCTTAATGTGAATAACTGAGCCACTTTCAGTGAAAGACGGATTGGTGTTTATCCTTGGGATTCCATGAACTTTTAGATAGCGTTTTGGTACTTTCCTAAAGATCTTGATTAATGCTTTCTCTTGGACAGTGATGTTCTTTtccttctgatttttttttttttgagatcattCTGATTATTCTGTTGCCACTCTAGTTTGGACATTCCAGGAAGTTGGGAACAGCTTTAGTAGTGCATCTTGCACATTATCACTTAAGTTTGCTTGCCATGTCTGCCAGCTGATTACAATGTACAAACTACAAAGGGATGTTAACTGTTCACCTGAAATGCCTACCACATGAGCGAATAACATGAGGCTATTCACACAGTAGGACTGTAGGAAAACCTTGAGAGAAGTAACTGCATGTCTAGTTTTTATCAGGGCTGGCCCTGGGGCATTTCAGGGGCCTTGTGCAAGAAAAAAAAGGCCCTATCTACACAAAAATGGGGCCAAGTGCCTTCGCGGTTGCCTGCCCCTGCCCCTGCCCTGCTGCTCGCGGCTGCCGCCAATCCCCTATTTAACTTGTGTTTTCCCCTTTCTTCAACCTCTTGTCTCTCTCTCAAGTCTATGGGAATTGATGAGTGAGAAAGGAGAATGAATTGAATCGGATAAAAAAGAATAGACTAACCTAGGGGTATATTAGGAGGGAATTGTACCGACCGTTGCAAATCGTGGAGGGACTCTTGGAAATCAaaaaatatggatctcctccattAGTTCTACCAAAACAGCCAGAAATCTCGACGGGAGAGCGGCGCCCCATCGAGTCGGCACTGATCGAGGTACAAGAAAGGAGATCGAAGAGGCAAGAGAAGAATTCAAGGCGATGAGAGAGTCGCTCTATTTGGTCCTTTTTTTTCATTTAGCGATAGTGTTGGCTCAGCTTGGCTGATTTTTTTAGTCAACCTGCTAAGCTTTATTGATTATTCACAATGTTTACAGCAATAGTTAGAGAGCTTGGCTGATGCCGTGATGCGTGCTTATAGGCGCAGGCCCAAAGGCCTCAGCTGCTAGTCCTAGCAATAACACTACGCTAATTCTGATTGGGTGAAAAAGAAGTTCTAAGCGAAGGGCCTAGCTGTACCTACATACGTAACATAGCTGGACGGGGGCCCTAGCTATTGGGGGCCCTGTGCGTGCACACCGGATGCATCTGCTCAGGGCCGGCCCTGCTTTTTATCATTAGATGTAGCAATCATGTGTTCCTTAATCTTCTGGTTTTTGCATTTGAATTTATGCTTAATCAGTTAGATTCTTTAATTTTCTCATTGGTCTTCAATTAATATGTCATCCTTTCTAGGACAGTGAggatctcaaacttgatcaagtTTTGAGGAAGGCTTCAATGGGAGACAATACTGTTATATTGACTACACTTAATGCTGCATGGGCTTCTCCTGGCTCAGTGATAGACCTATTCATTGATAGTTTTCGCTGTGGTGTCAGAACAAGTTCACTCTTGAACCATCTAGTCATTATAACATTTGATTCTGATGCATACAAACAATGTGTCAAGATCCACCACTATTGCTACTTTCTTGGAACTGAGGGTGTGGACTTTTCTGGAGAGAAGAGGTTTCTGACTTCTGGGTATCTGGAGATGATGTGGAAAAGGCTAGATTTCTTGCGGCTGGTTCTTGAAAAAGGTTACAGCTTCATATTCTCGGTAATTTCTGGTACACATTAACTTAGTCACCTTGACATTTGTTATGGAGAAGATTCAGCTGTGTTGCTAATCATGATGGAATTTAGTGTTGTACTGTTATTTTTGTCACTTGCTTGCATATGTACATTAGAAAGCTAAATGAAGGCGATCTGTCAATTTTTCTTCTCTAACTTTCATATTTTATATATTTCAGGATGCAGACATAATGTGGTTCCGCAATCCATTTCCTCACTTCTATCCTAATGGTGACCTTCAGATTGCTTGCGATCACTATGTTGGGAACGCAACAGACCTGAGAAACATTGCTAATGGAGGCTTCAATTATGTGAAATCAAATGAACGTACCATAGAGTTTTACAGTTTCTGGTACTCATCGCGATCGAGATATCCTGGCTACCATGATCAGGATGTATTCAATGCTATAAAgcatgatccttatgttgcagaCATTGGGCTGGAAATTAAGTTTCTAAGTACTGCATACTTTGGTGGATTTTGTGAACCCAGCAGAGATTTAAACAAGGTCTGCACTATGCATGCTAACTGTTGCATCGGTTTGCGGAGCAAGATTCATGATCTAAGGATCATGATGGAAGATTGGAAGAGCTATTTGTCATTGCCTCCAAGCTTGAAAAGACTGACACCATCCTCCTGGAGGGTGCCGCAAAATTGCAGGTATGTCCATTGTCCAACAGTGACGTTGAGTTCAGGGCTGTTTTAGTTAGAAATTTTATTTGATGAAGTTTAGTTGGCTCCTATGTCTACAGCTTTCTAGTCAGCATTTTCTTGGTAGTGTTGCATCTGATCATTTTAATTGTTTGTTTCACAGCCTATCTTCACAAAACCTATAAGACATGCTTGTGGACTACAAAAGGAAAATGGAAGAGTGGAGCATGCTTAAGGTGTTCTCCACATTTTCTGCAAAAAAACAACTGGGTCAAGCTACTAACTCCATTAGTGTTTCCCTCCCTCTTTAACCAAGTTCAGTTTAGTGTAAATGCCTTCTTCAGGTTTAGCATGCTAAGTAGAATTTGATGTCGCGTTAAATCGGATATGTGCTGAACTCTGTACAGATGCAATGGGACTTCCTTGAATGAGAACATTTATGTTTGAAAAATATAATGAGCATGCCTGCTGTTTTTGTGTGTCGTCACCAGTTTTATTAGACCAGAAAGATGTATGTATGAACTGATAAATATTTCCTACTCTAGCTCTTCTCACTGTTATGGTCGAGTTCAGATACTTCCAGGCGAGCCTCAAACGCAGTTACTTTCCTGTTCTGAACTCAGCTGATGCTTGGATAGTGGACATCAGTAGTTGCTCGCCGATCTCAAAAAAATAAAGTATTGGCTCACCTGTTTTTAGCAGTAGACGGCAGCTGTATCATGCATGTATAACAGTACTATTTTTGTTGCGTTATTTGCTGACTATTCGCCTGAAATAGCCTTACCAAGCAATTGATTGCATGTACAGAGTGACTCTAAAGAGGTAGTTAATCTATGCAATGCTGAAAGGTGAAAATCGATCGGAACTTGTGCCAGGAGATTAGGGAGTTTAGGAGAGCCTTTTCTAGCTTTTGCATTTTGTTTGTTGGGCGCGATGCTAACAATGATGCCCATTATTGTGCAAAACAAGCTAGTGGTGATAGGAGGAGATGCAAGTGGATGAATTAAAGCAAGGTTTTCCTCGTTGATACTCTTCGAAGTGATTGTAATCACGTCGATTAATCTATGAAGCTCTCTGATTCGAAATAAAGCAATGGACTGCATATTTCTGGTGAATTTACATTCTTCATATCCTGAATTCAAAATTAAATATATAAATCATTCTGCCTAACCTTGGATTGGACAGCATCTATAGatttttttatttattaaaaataaataaatcattCTATAGATTGAAATTGCTGGACAACTCTGCAGTATTGGGCTTCCTGGCCCGGTCCATCGGGCAGAAAGTGTAGGCCCACGCAAACCCTCATCAATAAACCCCAGAACAGAAACCCACCATCGTCCCCAACCTCGTCGCCGCCTTCTCtcccccgccgcgccgccgcctcccgcgcgcacCCTCCTGCCATGGCGAAATCCTCGTCGGCGACGGCGTCGGCGTCTGGCACGAAGAAGCGGAAGTCCAAGTCCGGGGCCCTAACCCACGAGGAGGTGAAGACGCTGGGCCACGAGCTCCTCTCCTCGCGCGCCCACCTCAACCACGCCCCGACCCTCCTCGCGCTCCTCTCCCCCTCCGCGCCGCCCAAAATCGCCCTCGAGGCGCTCATCTCGCTGCAATCCTTCTTCGAGCCCTTGCTCCCGTCCatcccctccgcctccgccgccgccgctgccgcagaTGTTGCGAGCAGCGACCCCGAGCTCGTGTTCGGGGCGTGGCTGCGGCAGCGCTTCGACGAGTTCGTCGCCGCGCTCATCGGGCTCAGCGTGTCTCCCCACAGCGACGACGCAATCAGGGTGAGTTTTGCGGCAGTTGGTTGTTACAGTTCATTTGCGTGCTCGGCGGCTGTGATTTGGTGAATTTAGTACTTGTATGCTTTTTTGTTCGCGGCAGGAAGTTGCGTTCGATGCGTTTATGGACTTCGTGAAGCTGGGGAAGGACGGGCGGTTCCACTCGGCGATTTACCACAAGTTTCTCCATGCTGTGGTGGGTGCTCCTTCCTCTTGTCATTGCTTTACATCTCCGTGAGGTTAGGAGATGTAATTAAGGTTCCCTACTACTTCGGGGATGTGAGAACAAACTTCGTTTCCGTGTATCCCGTTTGTATGTGACCTAGTAGATGTTTACTGGAGCCAGAATTCGTGTTAATGTCTCCTTTTTATGTGTTCCATTTATTTGCAGGTCCATGCTACCGATTCGATTGATCCTTTGTTAGAGTTGCTTGGGTCCAAGTACTCCAAATATGCTGATGTTTGGTATGTGGTGGCAACTCTTGCAGTTATTTCTGCTGTATTTTATTGCCAAATCCTTGAAAGAACATGTTTCCCTTAATACTTCAGTTGAGTAGAGTTGGCGATATTGCTAATTTGGTTGATGGTATACTCTTGCAATGCGCTCATTGTTCTCCAATTACTCCTGCAGTTATTTTACTTATACTAGCTtagacaagatcaccaacattctGGGCAGTCAAACCACcggtaatctctctctctctctctctctctctctctctctctccacacatacacacacacttCGTTTGATTGGCCTCATCTGATTTCCCGCTAAATGGTTACTTTACTTTTGTTCTAATCAGGCTCTGGGAAATATGGCTTGCAGAATGGGGACGACAGCTCTGAAGACAGGTACTCTAGTTTTTATGCGAAGTTATCTTAAATCCTGAACAGCGCATTATGCTTGTCAATGCAACTTCGTGAACCAACTATGATGGAATGACCTTTATTTAGGGATACGTTTTTTTCACTTTAAGTTCGAAGCAGTGTGCTGCTTTGCACTGTTAACTACTGATATGTTTGTGCTCAGTGCTCAACCAGTATGAACATGCTTGCTTCTAACGAACGAGGGAAACAAGGAAAGACATGCTTGTAGTTTTAGTTTCTCTGTACAGATTATAGTACCAGCGCCTTGATTGTAAGCAACTGGCAGTGTTTTAGAAACATAGGGTATGTTTATTGGTTGCTCGTGTTTGCATTTGTGTGGTTTAGCTTGTAATGTTGTTTGCACAAGGTTTTCTAGCTTTTAGCGCTGCAAAATCATCTGCCGAATTGCAGCTTTTTCCATCTCGTTCTTGTTTTGGCTTCCTTTTATTTCttctgggtttcatatctagcctaccccagtttgcttgggaaaaaggctttgatgttgttgtataATAGTTTGTTGTTTTATTCTGTACCTATTTTTATTGCTTATGCACTTATTTTTCTTTGGCAGGAATGTTATCTGTATACACAATATATACAATATTTTGGTGCATATTCCTGCATTGGATTTTCAGAAGGAAACAAAATTTGATATGTGGAGTACTGTTGGTGAGTACTTCCAACTGATCCTGTAGGCCAATATTCCTCTGGTCTTCTATAGCACATGTATTCTTTTTTAACATGCCTCTTATGTGTTGCCCTTTATTTTGTTGGGGTGTGCTACTGTTCTTCGTGCATGCACCATAGTGGGAATACTGGAATAGTGCATTCTgaccttttttattttttatttttttgctttgTGAAGGCATTTCTTTAAAAGGAGAGAAGAACTCCTCTGAGGTACTTACATATACACTTCATGTAGTAAAATATTTTGGCAAGTTTCTAGCGACTAAGCTTTAAAAAATTGCAGGGCTCCTCAGCGACACATATAAATAAAAGGCTAAAAGTGAAGTTCACTAAAGCATGGCTAGCCTTTCTGAAGCTACCACTTCCGCTTGATGTATACAAGGAGGTAAATGTTCCTTCTTCTGGAAGCTGTAAGCCTACAACAGTATTATGCAATCTTGCTGCTTTTCATTATTTAATTTTTGAGTATCCCATGAGTAGGAATTTGGCAATTGCTTCTTCTTCAACTGTTTATTGAATGTTATACGTGTTGCATCTGAATTTGGAACGCTGTTCCAAGCACAAATTGCTGGTGGTGATTCCCTTGctctttttttcttctaaaaCAATGGACCTAGTTTTCTTGCAGTCTGACATGCAAGGTGGGTTTATTAAAAACTTATAATTCAGGAACTGTATGTCCACTTGGGATGATAGAACTGTTCGTAGTTCATTGTTGGTATTCTAAGTTAAATGTTTTGCAGCAAAACTTCTGTTCCAGAATTCTTCGATTGCTAGTGTTAGTTTCCTACCTTTTGAGTAATAGTTTGAATTTGCAGGTCCTTGCTACAATTCATCAGAATGTAATTCCTTCAATGCCAAACCCATCCATCTTGTGGTACGATTATGTCCATTTTGTTCATGTTTGTACTTTGTTTGACACAACTGTTAGAAATCTTACGACTATGTGTTTCTGTTGAAGTGATTTCTTCACTAGATCATACGACATCGGTGGTGTTATCAGTGTAATGGCCTTAAGTGGTCTTTTCATCCTCATGACACAACATAATCTGGAATATCCAAAATTCTATGACAAGCTCTATGCATTACTGACTCCTGCCGTTTTCATGGCAAAACATCGGTCAGTGTTCTTGCAAGTAAGTAGCTCCAGATAATTACAATTTGATATTATTGTTACCCTATGAatgtatgattaccaacttttacAACATAACGAGTTCTGCGAACTGAAAGGTATTCGTAAAGGCTGTAAATCATTTGAGCTATAGTTCCACCTCACGCCTGATTGTTTTTTTTAAATATGGTCTTAAAAGTGTCCGAGGAGCCATACATCTTTACATGCTGTGAATGGGCTTCCAGAACATCTCATCCAAATCCAATACACCCAAATTATCGTATCCATTATCTAGTAATAGGTCATCTGCTTTACTATTTCTCAGGTGGAATGCCATGGAATGTACCATGTTAATATGATGATGTAATTATTAGGCATGTACCAATATGTTACATTAAACTCATTGATTAGTTAACCATGATCTGTATCCCTTATTCACCTTGAACCAAGGAGGCTGTGTGATGTCACTTCCGCATTCCTTTGTATCCCACATATTCTGTTGAGCCCTTGCTGCACTGATTTTGTACAAGTCCATAACTGTAGATGGGAGAAAATTATACATTGCAGTATGGCACCCTTAATATTGTGATAGACGGACCCGTGGATGCAGCCAAATAGATCATATCAGCATATCACCATGGCACCATTCACCATGTTTGAGCTCTTAACTATAAATCTTCAATACATGAATCCAGATGCTGCGAACCTACACACTGAAATGCGTTTGaatacatgtgtatctagaccAAATCTGACCAAAGCTGTGTCAACTAATTTGGAACGGAGGAGTACTATTTCTTAGAAGCATCAGTTTTCTTAAAATCTAGCTATTCTTATCTGTTTGGTAGCCAGTGGTTGGCACCCGTGCCTTTGAGGGTCGAAACTTCAAATCCTGTGGGGTGGAATTAATCTAACCTTTGTCTCTTGTTGCTTCTTCTTAAGTATGCGCTGAGAGGGTTTCTTCCTCCCTTGCagattattattattttattgTTAATTATTTACGATGTTTGACTTGTTTTCTCGCAGCTTCTTGACGCATGCCTGAAATCTTCATATGTTTCTGCACATCTTGCTGCTTCATTTGCAAAAAGATTGAGTAGACTCGCCCTTTCAGCACCACCAGCTGGAGCTCTTATCATCATTGCTTTAATTCATAATCTTCTGCGGAGGCACCCCTCAATTAATTTTTTGGTTCATTGGGTATGTTGCTCGCTTTAACCTCCTCTTAGGTCGCATATAAGAGCTCTTTAGTAACTGAGTGTG includes these proteins:
- the LOC124671438 gene encoding uncharacterized protein At4g15970-like; protein product: MARPPRHTLSRSSAAHSCRLPKHALLRAGAAFFLATLVALPLARRRAPKAKICEDLKLDQVLRKASMGDNTVILTTLNAAWASPGSVIDLFIDSFRCGVRTSSLLNHLVIITFDSDAYKQCVKIHHYCYFLGTEGVDFSGEKRFLTSGYLEMMWKRLDFLRLVLEKGYSFIFSDADIMWFRNPFPHFYPNGDLQIACDHYVGNATDLRNIANGGFNYVKSNERTIEFYSFWYSSRSRYPGYHDQDVFNAIKHDPYVADIGLEIKFLSTAYFGGFCEPSRDLNKVCTMHANCCIGLRSKIHDLRIMMEDWKSYLSLPPSLKRLTPSSWRVPQNCSLSSQNL